A section of the Scleropages formosus chromosome 16, fSclFor1.1, whole genome shotgun sequence genome encodes:
- the dpcd gene encoding protein DPCD isoform X1: MATQSWSDLLKASRKTVLVHDGKRKVHYLFSDGKELAEEYEMNTDELLVRKWRKKNAVGAQGPWEVEVGEPALSVESVLEPHVIKENSSNPLFMRKDTKTSFQWRIRNLPYPKDVYMVSVEPKERCCIIRTTNKKYYKKFSIPDMDRCQLPLESSALTFTHANNTLIISYKKPKEILTLEQELLRNVKKIKSVNDGDGDCKTQ, encoded by the exons ATGGCGACCCAGAGCTGGTCGGACCTTCTGAAAGCTTCGAGAAAAACTGTTTTAGTGCACGATG GGAAAAGAAAAGTGCACTATCTGTTTTCTGACGGGAAGGAACTGGCAGAAGAGTATGAAATGAACACTGATGAGCTTCTCG taCGAAAGTGGCGTAAAAAGAATGCAGTGGGAGCACAGGGACCATGGGAAGTAGAAGTTGGAGAACCTGCTCTTTCTGTAGAGTCTGTGTTGGAGCCTCATGTGATCAAGGAAAACTCTTCAAAT CCCCTGTTCATGCGCAAAGACACCAAAACCAGTTTTCAGTGGAGAATCCGGAACCTTCCCTACCCAAAAGATGTCTACATGGTTTCTGTTGAGCCCAAGGAACGCTGTTGCATCATcagaacaacaaacaaaaa GTATTATAAGAAGTTCTCCATTCCGGATATGGACAGGTGCCAGCTGCCGCTGGAGAGCTCCGCCCTCACCTTCACCCATGCAAACAACACTTTAATCATCAGC tataagaaaCCCAAGGAGATTCTCACCCTTGAGCAGGAACTGCTGAGAAATGTGAAGAAGATAAAAAGTGTCAACGATGGAGACGGAGACTGCAAAACGCAGTGA
- the dpcd gene encoding protein DPCD isoform X2 yields MATQSWSDLLKASRKTVLVHDGKRKVHYLFSDGKELAEEYEMNTDELLVRKWRKKNAVGAQGPWEVEVGEPALSVESVLEPHVIKENSSNPLFMRKDTKTSFQWRIRNLPYPKDVYMVSVEPKERCCIIRTTNKKYYKKFSIPDMDRCQLPLESSALTFTHANNTLIIS; encoded by the exons ATGGCGACCCAGAGCTGGTCGGACCTTCTGAAAGCTTCGAGAAAAACTGTTTTAGTGCACGATG GGAAAAGAAAAGTGCACTATCTGTTTTCTGACGGGAAGGAACTGGCAGAAGAGTATGAAATGAACACTGATGAGCTTCTCG taCGAAAGTGGCGTAAAAAGAATGCAGTGGGAGCACAGGGACCATGGGAAGTAGAAGTTGGAGAACCTGCTCTTTCTGTAGAGTCTGTGTTGGAGCCTCATGTGATCAAGGAAAACTCTTCAAAT CCCCTGTTCATGCGCAAAGACACCAAAACCAGTTTTCAGTGGAGAATCCGGAACCTTCCCTACCCAAAAGATGTCTACATGGTTTCTGTTGAGCCCAAGGAACGCTGTTGCATCATcagaacaacaaacaaaaa GTATTATAAGAAGTTCTCCATTCCGGATATGGACAGGTGCCAGCTGCCGCTGGAGAGCTCCGCCCTCACCTTCACCCATGCAAACAACACTTTAATCATCAGC TAA
- the poll gene encoding DNA polymerase lambda, with product MNPEVFRFLNLCFFFFLNSRACVVLLLSKKEMALPGIVKAFPKVKRQSGDELEGKEGPPGKKKSEDAVTGNFFKGVSVHILPAGIGNARCKIFEKQVSQNGGLVEPTFCPSVTHVILDDSMDFDRALRLLKVERLPLSVQLVKSSWLSLCITEKTLLSTSNYSLPIPSSQVESFEGEAKEDSCSEVPSCSLSKGIPPPPEAKEDDVLQQISGEREEDDVSQNDLDALIKGLNPKSEILPLEQKPTLEKWVCAQSSLSKTENYNKHITDKLELLAKAYTHQGDKWRSLSYSKAVSALKSYHKPITSFEEACKIQGIGKRMAEKIMEIMESGHLRKLDYIGEDVPVLELFTNIWGAGAKTAKLWYQQGFRTLDDIRTKAQLTSQQKIGLKHYDDFLDRMPREEAAAIEKTVRDAAHSLNPGLLAIACGSYRRGKATCGDVDVLITHPDGKSHRNVFSKILLNLHQHGFLTDDLVSNEENGEQKKYLGVCRLPGPGQRHRRLDIIVVPYNEFACALLYFTGSAYFNRSMRALAKTKKMSLSEHSLNKDVMRQGSLKVSSGIPLSTPTENDVFTYLGIPYREPHERDW from the exons ATGAACCCGGAAGTTTTCCGttttttaaatctctgtttttttttttttttaaactcacgTGCCTGTGTTgtgttgctgctctccaaaaAAGAG ATGGCACTGCCTGGCATTGTAAAAGCCTTCCCAAAAGTGAAGAGACAGAGTGGAGATGAACTTGAAGGGAAAGAAGGGCCTCCAGGCAAAAAGAAAAGCGAGGATGCAGTAACAG GAAATTTCTTTAAAGGAGTGTCAGTACACATACTCCCAGCTGGTATTGGGAATGCCCGCTGTAAAATATTTGAGAAGCAGGTCTCCCAAAATGGTGGACTGGTTGAGCCTACCTTCTGTCCCAGTGTCACTCATGTCATTCTGGATGATTCCATGGACTTTGATCGTGCCTTGCGCCTGCTGAAGGTGGAGAGACTTCCTTTGTCAGTGCAGCTGGTAAAGAGTTCCTGGCTTAGTCTGTGCATTACAGAGAAGACATTGCTCAGCACTTCAAACTACAGCCTCCCCATACCTAGCAG TCAAGTGGAAAGCTTTGAAGGAGAAGCAAAAGAAGATTCATGTAGTGAAGTCCCAAGCTGCTCACTCTCAAAAGGAATTCCACCACCGCCTGAAGCAAAAGAGGATGATGTATTGCAACAA atATCAGGTGAGAGAGAGGAAGATGATGTCTCACAAAATGATCTTGATGCCCTCATCAAAGGGCTCAATCCCAAGAGTGAGATATTGCCCTTGGAACAGAAACCCACTCTAGAGAAGTGGGTTTGTGCTCAGTCTTCTCTctctaaaactgaaaattataaCAAGCACATCACAGACAAGCTGGAGCTCTTGGCCAAGGCTTACACACATCAAGGGGATAAGTGGAGATCACTTAGTTACTCAAAAGCTGTCAGTGCACTTAAGAGCTACCACAAACCCATTACTTCATTTGAG GAGGCTTGTAAGATCCAAGGTATTGGGAAACGAATGGCAGAAAAGATCATGGAAATCATGGAGAGTGGCCACCTTCGCAAGTTGGACTACATAGGAGAGGATGTTCCAGTACTAGAACTCTTCACCAATATCTGGGGTGCTGGTGCCAAGACTGCAAAGTTGTGGTATCAACAG GGCTTTCGCACTTTGGATGATATCCGCACTAAGGCTCAGCTGACCTCCCAGCAAAAAATAGGACTGAAGCATTATGACGATTTTCTAGACCGGATGCCAAGAGAAGAAGCTGCTGCTATTGAAAAAACA GTAAGGGATGCTGCCCACTCCCTGAACCCAGGTCTGCTGGCCATTGCATGTGGCTCGTACCGTAGAGGGAAGGCAACCTGCGGAGATGTGGATGTTCTCATTACACACCCAGATGGAAAATCCCACAGGAATGTCTTCAGTAAAATACTACTAAACCTGCATCAGCATG GCTTTCTGACAGATGACCTCGTCAGCAACGAGGAGAATGGAGAACAAAAGAAGTATCTGGGTGTGTGCCGTCTACCGGGCCCCGGGCAGCGGCACCGGAGACTGGACATCATTGTAGTGCCATACAATGAGTTTGCCTGCGCGCTGCTGTACTTCACTGGATCTGCCTATTTCAACCGTTCCATGAGGGCCCTGGCCAAAACCAAGAAAATGAGCCTCTCGGAACACTCTCTCAACAAAGATGTGATGCGCCAGGGCAGCCTGAAGGTTTCTTCTGGAATCCCACTTTCCACACCAACAGAGAACGATGTCTTTACTTACCTTGGTATACCCTACAGGGAGCCCCATGAAAGGGACTGGTGA